A region from the Pithys albifrons albifrons isolate INPA30051 chromosome Z, PitAlb_v1, whole genome shotgun sequence genome encodes:
- the MAMDC2 gene encoding MAM domain-containing protein 2 isoform X1 produces the protein MLRLCLLAAHALRLAGAALLSAGSCAFEDSACGYQWDYAHLPWSLHGEGHYISVDTSYEGEKAVLYSPDLYSEEWSCVRLIYQIATTSEISPDPIRLNLYLRQEGESFDRLLWSAKEPSDSWLIASLNLMNSTKKYKLVLEGEIGKDKSASIAIFEIKITSGYCIECDFEENHLCGFVNRWNPNVNWFVGGGNIHNSHSILPKDHTLDSALGHYMYVDSVYVKHFQEVAQLIAPKTTAPMSGCLSFYYQLKQESSIVFTVYLRDVSGFYEEIWKTDTALSMDWALAEVDFNAPYPMEVIFEVAFNSAKGGYVALDDISFSPIYCSNQTGPLFNPANAGCDFEDDLCDFYQDQKDGPGWSRVKVKRNVYRAGDHTTGFGYYLLANTKFTSQPGYIGRLYGPTLPGNLQFCLRFFYALYGFFKMSGTLAVYIFEENHVVQEKIWSVLDSPKGVWTQAEVSFKKPMPCKVVFVSLCKSFWDCGLVALDDVSLSLGSCQAADLLLLSPGECTFENDECVFTQEKIGRGSWHRRRGPTPTSYTGPKGDHTTGVGYYMYIEASDMVYGQRAYLVSRSLRGISGKQCLTFFYHMYGAGTGLLSVYLKKEGDDEDIPLWRRTGEQSISWLRGLIEYESDRNYQIIFEAIRGVSMRSDTAVDDILFQAGPCLAMEEIQFSSGYPDSLNEIEY, from the exons GACATTACATTTCTGTGGATACATCTTATGAGGGTGAGAAAGCAGTGCTGTACAGCCCTGATCTGTACTCTGAGGAGTGGAGCTGTGTCAGACTGATCTATCAGATAGCAACGACTTCAGAAATTTCACCTGATCCCATCAGGCTCAACCTGTACCtgaggcaggaaggagaaagcTTTGATCGTTTGCTGTGGTCAGCCAAGGAGCCATCAGACAGCTGGCTCATAGCTAGCTTAAATTTAATGAACAGCACAAAGAAGTATAAG CTTGTTCTGGAAGGTGAAATTGGAAAAGATAAATCTGCCAGTATAGCAATTTTTGAAATCAAAATAACTTCTGGATATTGTATTG AATGTGACTTCGAAGaaaatcatctttgtggctTCGTGAACCGCTGGAATCCCAATGTCAACTGGTTTGTTGGTGGAGGGAACATTCACAATTCTCATTCTATCCTGCCCAAAGACCACACACTTGACAGTGCACTGG GTCACTATATGTATGTGGACTCTGTTTACGTCAAACATTTTCAGGAAGTGGCCCAGCTAATTGCACCAAAGACCACAGCGCCAATGTCTGGCTGCTTATCTTTTTATTACCAGCTTAAGCAAGAGAGCAGCATAGTTTTTACTGTTTACTTGAGAGATGTGAGTGGCTTTTATGAAGAGATCTGGAAAAcagacactgccctgagcaTGGACTGGGCACTCGCAGAAGTTGACTTCAATGCACCATACCCCATGGAG GTAATATTTGAAGTTGCTTTCAATAGTGCAAAGGGAGGTTACGTTGCCTTGGatgatatttctttctctccgATTTACTGCAGCAATCAAACAG GACCTCTTTTCAATCCTGCCAATGCAGGCTGTGATTTTGAAGATGATCTGTGTGATTTTTACCAAGATCAGAAAGATGGCCCAGGATGGAGCAGAGTGAAAGTGAAGCGCAATGTGTATAGAGCAGGAGATCACACTACTGGGTTTG GTTATTACTTGTTGGCAAACACAAAGTTTACATCACAGCCTGGGTACATTGGACGTCTGTATGGCCCAACCCTGCCAGGAAACCTGCAGTTTTGTCTGCGTTTTTTTTATGCCTTATATGGGTTTTTCAAAATGAGTGGCACTCTTGCAGTTTATATCTTTGAGGAGAACCATGTTGTTCAAGAGAAAATTTGGTCCGTCTTGGACTCTCCAAAGGGAGTTTGGACTCAAGCTGAAGTCTCCTTTAAAAAGCCTATGCCTTGCAAG GTTGTCTTTGTCAGCTTGTGTAAAAGTTTTTGGGACTGTGGACTTGTGGCACTGGATGATGTATCATTGAGCCTGGGAAGTTGCCAGGCTGCTG ATTTATTGCTGCTCAGTCCTGGAGAGTGTACTTTTGAAAATGATGAGTGTGTGTTTACTCAGGAGAAGATAGGCCGtgggagctggcacaggagaaGGGGTCCAACTCCCACTTCTTACACTGGGCCAAAAGGAGACCACACTACTGGGGTAG GATATTACATGTATATAGAGGCATCTGACATGGTTTATGGACAGAGAGCATACCTTGTTTCAAGATCACTAAGAGGAATATCTGGAAAACAGTGCTTGACGTTTTTCTATCACATGTATGGAGCTGGGACTGGATTATTAAGTGTTTATCTAAAAAAGGAAGGGGATGATGAAGATATTCCTTTGTGGAGGAGGACAGGGGAACAAAGCATCTCGTGGCTGAGGGGACTGATAGAATATGAAAGTGATAGAAACTACCAG ATAATTTTTGAGGCGATCCGCGGTGTGTCAATGAGAAGTGACACTGCTGTTGATGATATTCTGTTCCAGGCAGGACCCTGTTTAG CAATGGAAGAAATTCAGTTCTCATCGGGCTATCCTGACAGCTTAAATGAAATTGAATATTAA
- the MAMDC2 gene encoding MAM domain-containing protein 2 isoform X2: MLRLCLLAAHALRLAGAALLSAGSCAFEDSACGYQWDYAHLPWSLHGEGHYISVDTSYEGEKAVLYSPDLYSEEWSCVRLIYQIATTSEISPDPIRLNLYLRQEGESFDRLLWSAKEPSDSWLIASLNLMNSTKKYKLVLEGEIGKDKSASIAIFEIKITSGYCIECDFEENHLCGFVNRWNPNVNWFVGGGNIHNSHSILPKDHTLDSALGHYMYVDSVYVKHFQEVAQLIAPKTTAPMSGCLSFYYQLKQESSIVFTVYLRDVSGFYEEIWKTDTALSMDWALAEVDFNAPYPMEVIFEVAFNSAKGGYVALDDISFSPIYCSNQTGPLFNPANAGCDFEDDLCDFYQDQKDGPGWSRVKVKRNVYRAGDHTTGFGYYLLANTKFTSQPGYIGRLYGPTLPGNLQFCLRFFYALYGFFKMSGTLAVYIFEENHVVQEKIWSVLDSPKGVWTQAEVSFKKPMPCKVVFVSLCKSFWDCGLVALDDVSLSLGSCQAADLLLLSPGECTFENDECVFTQEKIGRGSWHRRRGPTPTSYTGPKGDHTTGDITCI, from the exons GACATTACATTTCTGTGGATACATCTTATGAGGGTGAGAAAGCAGTGCTGTACAGCCCTGATCTGTACTCTGAGGAGTGGAGCTGTGTCAGACTGATCTATCAGATAGCAACGACTTCAGAAATTTCACCTGATCCCATCAGGCTCAACCTGTACCtgaggcaggaaggagaaagcTTTGATCGTTTGCTGTGGTCAGCCAAGGAGCCATCAGACAGCTGGCTCATAGCTAGCTTAAATTTAATGAACAGCACAAAGAAGTATAAG CTTGTTCTGGAAGGTGAAATTGGAAAAGATAAATCTGCCAGTATAGCAATTTTTGAAATCAAAATAACTTCTGGATATTGTATTG AATGTGACTTCGAAGaaaatcatctttgtggctTCGTGAACCGCTGGAATCCCAATGTCAACTGGTTTGTTGGTGGAGGGAACATTCACAATTCTCATTCTATCCTGCCCAAAGACCACACACTTGACAGTGCACTGG GTCACTATATGTATGTGGACTCTGTTTACGTCAAACATTTTCAGGAAGTGGCCCAGCTAATTGCACCAAAGACCACAGCGCCAATGTCTGGCTGCTTATCTTTTTATTACCAGCTTAAGCAAGAGAGCAGCATAGTTTTTACTGTTTACTTGAGAGATGTGAGTGGCTTTTATGAAGAGATCTGGAAAAcagacactgccctgagcaTGGACTGGGCACTCGCAGAAGTTGACTTCAATGCACCATACCCCATGGAG GTAATATTTGAAGTTGCTTTCAATAGTGCAAAGGGAGGTTACGTTGCCTTGGatgatatttctttctctccgATTTACTGCAGCAATCAAACAG GACCTCTTTTCAATCCTGCCAATGCAGGCTGTGATTTTGAAGATGATCTGTGTGATTTTTACCAAGATCAGAAAGATGGCCCAGGATGGAGCAGAGTGAAAGTGAAGCGCAATGTGTATAGAGCAGGAGATCACACTACTGGGTTTG GTTATTACTTGTTGGCAAACACAAAGTTTACATCACAGCCTGGGTACATTGGACGTCTGTATGGCCCAACCCTGCCAGGAAACCTGCAGTTTTGTCTGCGTTTTTTTTATGCCTTATATGGGTTTTTCAAAATGAGTGGCACTCTTGCAGTTTATATCTTTGAGGAGAACCATGTTGTTCAAGAGAAAATTTGGTCCGTCTTGGACTCTCCAAAGGGAGTTTGGACTCAAGCTGAAGTCTCCTTTAAAAAGCCTATGCCTTGCAAG GTTGTCTTTGTCAGCTTGTGTAAAAGTTTTTGGGACTGTGGACTTGTGGCACTGGATGATGTATCATTGAGCCTGGGAAGTTGCCAGGCTGCTG ATTTATTGCTGCTCAGTCCTGGAGAGTGTACTTTTGAAAATGATGAGTGTGTGTTTACTCAGGAGAAGATAGGCCGtgggagctggcacaggagaaGGGGTCCAACTCCCACTTCTTACACTGGGCCAAAAGGAGACCACACTACTGGG GATATTACATGTATATAG